In Salmo salar unplaced genomic scaffold, Ssal_v3.1, whole genome shotgun sequence, a single genomic region encodes these proteins:
- the LOC106594577 gene encoding uncharacterized protein isoform X30 → MLSGCPSERCLVVPQNVVWLSLRTLSGCPSERCPSERCPSEHCPSERCQVVPQNVVWLSLRTLSGCPSERCLVVPQNVVPQNVVPQNVVPQNIVPQNVVRLSLRTLSGCPSERCLVVPQNVVWLSLRTLSLRTLSGCPSERCPSERCQVVPQNVVPQNVVPQNVVPQNVVPQNVVPQNIVRLSLRTLSGCPSERCPSERCLVVPQNVVRVSLRTLSLRTLSLRTLSGCPSERCQDVPQNVVPQNGVPQNVVPQNVVPQNVVRMSLRTLSGCPSERCPSERCQVVPQNIVPQNIVRLSLRTMSLRTMSLRTLSRCPSEHCQVVPQNVGGVEGGGHFVTERSHPLHLQLEKSGADRRATCLPSVFVTTPSLSEGIKDFTSGSKCKYYVCCFFLKKEIICLDVNKLVSLF, encoded by the exons ATGTTGTCAGGTTGTCCCTCAGAACGTTGTCTG GTTGTCCCTCAGAACGTTGTCTGGTTGTCCCTCAGAACGTTGTCTGGTTGTCCCTCAGAACGTTGTCCCTCAGAACGTTGTCCCTCAGAACATTGTCCCTCAGAACGTTGTCAGGTTGTCCCTCAGAACGTTGTCTGGTTGTCCCTCAGAACGTTGTCTGGTTGTCCCTCAGAACGTTGTCTGGTTGTCCCTCAGAACGTTGTCCCTCAGAACGTTGTCCCTCAGAACGTTGTCCCTCAGAACATTGTCCCTCAGAACGTTGTCAGGTTGTCCCTCAGAACGTTGTCTGGTTGTCCCTCAGAACGTTGTCTGGTTGTCCCTCAGAACGTTGTCTGGTTGTCCCTCAGAAC GTTGTCCCTCAGAACGTTGTCAGGTTGTCCCTCAGAACGTTGTCCCTCAGAACGTTGTCAGGTTGTCCCTCAGAACGTTGTCCCTCAGAACGTTGTCCCTCAGAACGTTGTCCCTCAGAACGTTGTCCCTCAGAAC GTTGTCCCTCAGAACATTGTCAGGTTGTCCCTCAGAACATTGTCAGGTTGTCCCTCAGAACGTTGTCCCTCAGAACGTTGTCTGGTTGTCCCTCAGAACGTTGTCAGGGTGTCCCTCAGAACGTTGTCCCTCAGAACGTTGTCCCTCAGAACGTTGTCAGGATGTCCCTCAGAACGTTGTCAGGATGTCCCTCAGAACGTTGTCCCTCAGAAC GGTGTCCCTCAGAACGTTGTCCCTCAGAACGTTGTCCCTCAGAACGTTGTCAGGATGTCCCTCAGAACGTTGTCAGGATGTCCCTCAGAACGTTGTCCCTCAGAACGTTGTCAGGTTGTCCCTCAGAACATTGTCCCTCAGAACATTGTCAGGTTGTCCCTCAGAACGATGTCCCTCAGAACGATGTCCCTCAGAACGTTGTCCCGTTGTCCCTCAGAACATTGTCAGGTTGTCCCTCAGAATGTGGGGGGGGTGGAGGGCGGCGGCCATTTTGTGACTGAGCGAAGTCATCCACTGCACCTTCAACTGGAGAAATCTGGAGCGGACAGACGAGCGACGTGTTTACCCTCGGTGTTCGTTACAACACCGTCACTTTCAGAAGGAATTAAGGACTTTACAAGTGGATCGAAATGTAAATATtacgtttgttgtttttttttaaagaaggaaATAATATGTTTGGATGTAAATAAATTAGTTTCATTGTTTTAG
- the LOC106594577 gene encoding uncharacterized protein isoform X38, with amino-acid sequence MLSGCPSERCLVVPQNVVWLSLRTLSGCPSERCPSERCPSEHCPSERCQVVPQNVVWLSLRTLSGCPSERCLVVPQNVVPQNVVPQNVVPQNIVPQNVVRLSLRTLSGCPSERCLVVPQNVVWLSLRTLSGCPSERCQVVPQNVVRLSLRTLSLRTLSGCPSERCPSERCPSERCPSERCPSERCPSEHCQVVPQNIVRLSLRTLSLRTLSGCPSERCQGVPQNVVPQNVVPQNVVPQNIVPQNVVWLSLRTLSGCPSERCPSERCPSERCQDVPQNVVRMSLRTLSLRTLSLRTMSLRTMSLRTLSRCPSEHCQVVPQNVGGVEGGGHFVTERSHPLHLQLEKSGADRRATCLPSVFVTTPSLSEGIKDFTSGSKCKYYVCCFFLKKEIICLDVNKLVSLF; translated from the exons ATGTTGTCAGGTTGTCCCTCAGAACGTTGTCTG GTTGTCCCTCAGAACGTTGTCTGGTTGTCCCTCAGAACGTTGTCTGGTTGTCCCTCAGAACGTTGTCCCTCAGAACGTTGTCCCTCAGAACATTGTCCCTCAGAACGTTGTCAGGTTGTCCCTCAGAACGTTGTCTGGTTGTCCCTCAGAACGTTGTCTGGTTGTCCCTCAGAACGTTGTCTGGTTGTCCCTCAGAACGTTGTCCCTCAGAACGTTGTCCCTCAGAACGTTGTCCCTCAGAACATTGTCCCTCAGAACGTTGTCAGGTTGTCCCTCAGAACGTTGTCTGGTTGTCCCTCAGAACGTTGTCTGGTTGTCCCTCAGAACGTTGTCTGGTTGTCCCTCAGAACGTTGTCAGGATGTCCCTCAGAACGTTGTCAGGTTGTCCCTCAGAACGTTGTCAGGTTGTCCCTCAGAACGTTGTCCCTCAGAACGTTGTCAGGTTGTCCCTCAGAACGTTGTCCCTCAGAACGTTGTCCCTCAGAACGTTGTCCCTCAGAACGTTGTCCCTCAGAAC GTTGTCCCTCAGAACATTGTCAGGTTGTCCCTCAGAACATTGTCAGGTTGTCCCTCAGAACGTTGTCCCTCAGAACGTTGTCTGGTTGTCCCTCAGAACGTTGTCAGGGTGTCCCTCAGAACGTTGTCCCTCAGAACGTTGTCCCTCAGAAC GTTGTCCCTCAGAACATTGTCCCTCAGAACGTTGTCTGGTTGTCCCTCAGAACGTTGTCAGGGTGTCCCTCAGAACGTTGTCCCTCAGAACGTTGTCCCTCAGAACGTTGTCAGGATGTCCCTCAGAACGTTGTCAGGATGTCCCTCAGAACGTTGTCCCTCAGAAC GTTGTCCCTCAGAACGATGTCCCTCAGAACGATGTCCCTCAGAACGTTGTCCCGTTGTCCCTCAGAACATTGTCAGGTTGTCCCTCAGAATGTGGGGGGGGTGGAGGGCGGCGGCCATTTTGTGACTGAGCGAAGTCATCCACTGCACCTTCAACTGGAGAAATCTGGAGCGGACAGACGAGCGACGTGTTTACCCTCGGTGTTCGTTACAACACCGTCACTTTCAGAAGGAATTAAGGACTTTACAAGTGGATCGAAATGTAAATATtacgtttgttgtttttttttaaagaaggaaATAATATGTTTGGATGTAAATAAATTAGTTTCATTGTTTTAG
- the LOC106594577 gene encoding uncharacterized protein isoform X3: MLSGCPSERCLVVPQNVVWLSLRTLSGCPSERCPSERCPSEHCPSERCQVVPQNVVWLSLRTLSGCPSERCLVVPQNVVPQNVVPQNVVPQNIVPQNVVRLSLRTLSGCPSERCLVVPQNVVWLSLRTLSGCPSERCQVVPQNVVRLSLRTLSLRTLSGCPSERCPSERCPSERCPSERCPSERCQVVPQNIVRLSLRTLSGCPSEHCQVVPQNVVPQNVVWLSLRTLSGCPSERCPSERCPSERCQDVPQNVVRMSLRTLSLRTLSLRTLSGCPSERCQGVPQNVVPQNVVPQNVVRMSLRTLSGCPSERCPSERCQVVPQNIVPQNIVRLSLRTMSLRTMSLRTLSRCPSEHCQVVPQNVGGVEGGGHFVTERSHPLHLQLEKSGADRRATCLPSVFVTTPSLSEGIKDFTSGSKCKYYVCCFFLKKEIICLDVNKLVSLF, translated from the exons ATGTTGTCAGGTTGTCCCTCAGAACGTTGTCTG GTTGTCCCTCAGAACGTTGTCTGGTTGTCCCTCAGAACGTTGTCTGGTTGTCCCTCAGAACGTTGTCCCTCAGAACGTTGTCCCTCAGAACATTGTCCCTCAGAACGTTGTCAGGTTGTCCCTCAGAACGTTGTCTGGTTGTCCCTCAGAACGTTGTCTGGTTGTCCCTCAGAACGTTGTCTGGTTGTCCCTCAGAACGTTGTCCCTCAGAACGTTGTCCCTCAGAACGTTGTCCCTCAGAACATTGTCCCTCAGAACGTTGTCAGGTTGTCCCTCAGAACGTTGTCTGGTTGTCCCTCAGAACGTTGTCTGGTTGTCCCTCAGAACGTTGTCTGGTTGTCCCTCAGAACGTTGTCAGGATGTCCCTCAGAACGTTGTCAGGTTGTCCCTCAGAACGTTGTCAGGTTGTCCCTCAGAACGTTGTCCCTCAGAACGTTGTCAGGTTGTCCCTCAGAACGTTGTCCCTCAGAACGTTGTCCCTCAGAACGTTGTCCCTCAGAACGTTGTCCCTCAGAACGTTGTCAGGTTGTCCCTCAGAACATTGTCAGGTTGTCCCTCAGAACATTGTCAGGTTGTCCCTCAGAACATTGTCAGGTTGTCCCTCAGAACGTTGTCCCTCAGAACGTTGTCTGGTTGTCCCTCAGAACGTTGTCAGGGTGTCCCTCAGAACGTTGTCCCTCAGAACGTTGTCCCTCAGAACGTTGTCAGGATGTCCCTCAGAACGTTGTCAGGATGTCCCTCAGAAC GTTGTCCCTCAGAACATTGTCCCTCAGAACGTTGTCTGGTTGTCCCTCAGAACGTTGTCAGGGTGTCCCTCAGAACGTTGTCCCTCAGAACGTTGTCCCTCAGAACGTTGTCAGGATGTCCCTCAGAACGTTGTCAGGATGTCCCTCAGAACGTTGTCCCTCAGAACGTTGTCAGGTTGTCCCTCAGAACATTGTCCCTCAGAACATTGTCAGGTTGTCCCTCAGAACGATGTCCCTCAGAACGATGTCCCTCAGAACGTTGTCCCGTTGTCCCTCAGAACATTGTCAGGTTGTCCCTCAGAATGTGGGGGGGGTGGAGGGCGGCGGCCATTTTGTGACTGAGCGAAGTCATCCACTGCACCTTCAACTGGAGAAATCTGGAGCGGACAGACGAGCGACGTGTTTACCCTCGGTGTTCGTTACAACACCGTCACTTTCAGAAGGAATTAAGGACTTTACAAGTGGATCGAAATGTAAATATtacgtttgttgtttttttttaaagaaggaaATAATATGTTTGGATGTAAATAAATTAGTTTCATTGTTTTAG
- the LOC106594577 gene encoding uncharacterized protein isoform X45, which yields MLSGCPSERCLVVPQNVVWLSLRTLSGCPSERCPSERCPSEHCPSERCQVVPQNVVWLSLRTLSGCPSERCLVVPQNVVPQNVVPQNVVPQNIVPQNVVRLSLRTLSGCPSERCLVVPQNVVWLSLRTLSGCPSERCQVVPQNVVRLSLRTLSLRTLSGCPSERCQDVPQNVVPQNVVPQNIVRLSLRTLSLRTLSGCPSERCQGVPQNVVPQNVVPQNVVRMSLRTLSGCPSERCPSERCQVVPQNIVPQNIVRLSLRTMSLRTMSLRTLSRCPSEHCQVVPQNVGGVEGGGHFVTERSHPLHLQLEKSGADRRATCLPSVFVTTPSLSEGIKDFTSGSKCKYYVCCFFLKKEIICLDVNKLVSLF from the exons ATGTTGTCAGGTTGTCCCTCAGAACGTTGTCTG GTTGTCCCTCAGAACGTTGTCTGGTTGTCCCTCAGAACGTTGTCTGGTTGTCCCTCAGAACGTTGTCCCTCAGAACGTTGTCCCTCAGAACATTGTCCCTCAGAACGTTGTCAGGTTGTCCCTCAGAACGTTGTCTGGTTGTCCCTCAGAACGTTGTCTGGTTGTCCCTCAGAACGTTGTCTGGTTGTCCCTCAGAACGTTGTCCCTCAGAACGTTGTCCCTCAGAACGTTGTCCCTCAGAACATTGTCCCTCAGAACGTTGTCAGGTTGTCCCTCAGAACGTTGTCTGGTTGTCCCTCAGAACGTTGTCTGGTTGTCCCTCAGAACGTTGTCTGGTTGTCCCTCAGAACGTTGTCAGGATGTCCCTCAGAACGTTGTCAGGTTGTCCCTCAGAACGTTGTCAGGTTGTCCCTCAGAACGTTGTCCCTCAGAACGTTGTCAG GATGTCCCTCAGAACGTTGTCAGGATGTCCCTCAGAACGTTGTCCCTCAGAAC GTTGTCCCTCAGAACATTGTCAGGTTGTCCCTCAGAACATTGTCCCTCAGAACGTTGTCTGGTTGTCCCTCAGAACGTTGTCAGGGTGTCCCTCAGAACGTTGTCCCTCAGAACGTTGTCCCTCAGAACGTTGTCAGGATGTCCCTCAGAACGTTGTCAGGATGTCCCTCAGAACGTTGTCCCTCAGAACGTTGTCAGGTTGTCCCTCAGAACATTGTCCCTCAGAACATTGTCAGGTTGTCCCTCAGAACGATGTCCCTCAGAACGATGTCCCTCAGAACGTTGTCCCGTTGTCCCTCAGAACATTGTCAGGTTGTCCCTCAGAATGTGGGGGGGGTGGAGGGCGGCGGCCATTTTGTGACTGAGCGAAGTCATCCACTGCACCTTCAACTGGAGAAATCTGGAGCGGACAGACGAGCGACGTGTTTACCCTCGGTGTTCGTTACAACACCGTCACTTTCAGAAGGAATTAAGGACTTTACAAGTGGATCGAAATGTAAATATtacgtttgttgtttttttttaaagaaggaaATAATATGTTTGGATGTAAATAAATTAGTTTCATTGTTTTAG
- the LOC106594577 gene encoding uncharacterized protein isoform X43, whose protein sequence is MLSGCPSERCLVVPQNVVWLSLRTLSGCPSERCPSERCPSEHCPSERCQVVPQNVVWLSLRTLSGCPSERCLVVPQNVVPQNVVPQNVVPQNIVPQNVVRLSLRTLSGCPSERCLVVPQNVVWLSLRTLSLRTLSGCPSERCPSERCQVVPQNVVPQNVVPQNVVPQNVVPQNVVPQNIVRLSLRTLSGCPSERCPSERCPSERCPSERCPSEHCQVVPQNIVPQNVVWLSLRTLSGCPSERCPSERCPSERCQDVPQNVVRMSLRTLSLRTLSLRTMSLRTMSLRTLSRCPSEHCQVVPQNVGGVEGGGHFVTERSHPLHLQLEKSGADRRATCLPSVFVTTPSLSEGIKDFTSGSKCKYYVCCFFLKKEIICLDVNKLVSLF, encoded by the exons ATGTTGTCAGGTTGTCCCTCAGAACGTTGTCTG GTTGTCCCTCAGAACGTTGTCTGGTTGTCCCTCAGAACGTTGTCTGGTTGTCCCTCAGAACGTTGTCCCTCAGAACGTTGTCCCTCAGAACATTGTCCCTCAGAACGTTGTCAGGTTGTCCCTCAGAACGTTGTCTGGTTGTCCCTCAGAACGTTGTCTGGTTGTCCCTCAGAACGTTGTCTGGTTGTCCCTCAGAACGTTGTCCCTCAGAACGTTGTCCCTCAGAACGTTGTCCCTCAGAACATTGTCCCTCAGAACGTTGTCAGGTTGTCCCTCAGAACGTTGTCTGGTTGTCCCTCAGAACGTTGTCTGGTTGTCCCTCAGAACGTTGTCTGGTTGTCCCTCAGAAC GTTGTCCCTCAGAACGTTGTCAGGTTGTCCCTCAGAACGTTGTCCCTCAGAACGTTGTCAGGTTGTCCCTCAGAACGTTGTCCCTCAGAACGTTGTCCCTCAGAACGTTGTCCCTCAGAACGTTGTCCCTCAGAAC GTTGTCCCTCAGAACATTGTCAGGTTGTCCCTCAGAACATTGTCAGGTTGTCCCTCAGAACGTTGTCCCTCAGAAC GATGTCCCTCAGAACGTTGTCCCTCAGAAC GTTGTCCCTCAGAACATTGTCAGGTTGTCCCTCAGAACATTGTCCCTCAGAACGTTGTCTGGTTGTCCCTCAGAACGTTGTCAGGGTGTCCCTCAGAACGTTGTCCCTCAGAACGTTGTCCCTCAGAACGTTGTCAGGATGTCCCTCAGAACGTTGTCAGGATGTCCCTCAGAACGTTGTCCCTCAGAAC GTTGTCCCTCAGAACGATGTCCCTCAGAACGATGTCCCTCAGAACGTTGTCCCGTTGTCCCTCAGAACATTGTCAGGTTGTCCCTCAGAATGTGGGGGGGGTGGAGGGCGGCGGCCATTTTGTGACTGAGCGAAGTCATCCACTGCACCTTCAACTGGAGAAATCTGGAGCGGACAGACGAGCGACGTGTTTACCCTCGGTGTTCGTTACAACACCGTCACTTTCAGAAGGAATTAAGGACTTTACAAGTGGATCGAAATGTAAATATtacgtttgttgtttttttttaaagaaggaaATAATATGTTTGGATGTAAATAAATTAGTTTCATTGTTTTAG
- the LOC106594577 gene encoding uncharacterized protein isoform X2 codes for MLSGCPSERCLVVPQNVVWLSLRTLSGCPSERCPSERCPSEHCPSERCQVVPQNVVWLSLRTLSGCPSERCLVVPQNVVPQNVVPQNVVPQNIVPQNVVRLSLRTLSGCPSERCLVVPQNVVWLSLRTLSGCPSERCQVVPQNVVRLSLRTLSLRTLSGCPSERCPSERCPSERCPSERCPSERCQVVPQNVVPQNVVWLSLRTLSGCPSERCPSERCPSERCQDVPQNVVRMSLRTLSLRTLSGCPSEHCQVVPQNIVRLSLRTLSLRTLSGCPSERCQGVPQNVVPQNVVPQNVVRMSLRTLSGCPSERCPSERCQVVPQNIVPQNIVRLSLRTMSLRTMSLRTLSRCPSEHCQVVPQNVGGVEGGGHFVTERSHPLHLQLEKSGADRRATCLPSVFVTTPSLSEGIKDFTSGSKCKYYVCCFFLKKEIICLDVNKLVSLF; via the exons ATGTTGTCAGGTTGTCCCTCAGAACGTTGTCTG GTTGTCCCTCAGAACGTTGTCTGGTTGTCCCTCAGAACGTTGTCTGGTTGTCCCTCAGAACGTTGTCCCTCAGAACGTTGTCCCTCAGAACATTGTCCCTCAGAACGTTGTCAGGTTGTCCCTCAGAACGTTGTCTGGTTGTCCCTCAGAACGTTGTCTGGTTGTCCCTCAGAACGTTGTCTGGTTGTCCCTCAGAACGTTGTCCCTCAGAACGTTGTCCCTCAGAACGTTGTCCCTCAGAACATTGTCCCTCAGAACGTTGTCAGGTTGTCCCTCAGAACGTTGTCTGGTTGTCCCTCAGAACGTTGTCTGGTTGTCCCTCAGAACGTTGTCTGGTTGTCCCTCAGAACGTTGTCAGGATGTCCCTCAGAACGTTGTCAGGTTGTCCCTCAGAACGTTGTCAGGTTGTCCCTCAGAACGTTGTCCCTCAGAACGTTGTCAGGTTGTCCCTCAGAACGTTGTCCCTCAGAACGTTGTCCCTCAGAACGTTGTCCCTCAGAACGTTGTCCCTCAGAACGTTGTCAG GTTGTCCCTCAGAACGTTGTCCCTCAGAACGTTGTCTGGTTGTCCCTCAGAACGTTGTCAGGGTGTCCCTCAGAACGTTGTCCCTCAGAACGTTGTCCCTCAGAACGTTGTCAGGATGTCCCTCAGAACGTTGTCAGGATGTCCCTCAGAACGTTGTCCCTCAGAACGTTGTCAGGTTGTCCCTCAGAACATTGTCAGGTTGTCCCTCAGAACATTGTCAGGTTGTCCCTCAGAACATTGTCCCTCAGAACGTTGTCTGGTTGTCCCTCAGAACGTTGTCAGGGTGTCCCTCAGAACGTTGTCCCTCAGAACGTTGTCCCTCAGAACGTTGTCAGGATGTCCCTCAGAACGTTGTCAGGATGTCCCTCAGAACGTTGTCCCTCAGAACGTTGTCAGGTTGTCCCTCAGAACATTGTCCCTCAGAACATTGTCAGGTTGTCCCTCAGAACGATGTCCCTCAGAACGATGTCCCTCAGAACGTTGTCCCGTTGTCCCTCAGAACATTGTCAGGTTGTCCCTCAGAATGTGGGGGGGGTGGAGGGCGGCGGCCATTTTGTGACTGAGCGAAGTCATCCACTGCACCTTCAACTGGAGAAATCTGGAGCGGACAGACGAGCGACGTGTTTACCCTCGGTGTTCGTTACAACACCGTCACTTTCAGAAGGAATTAAGGACTTTACAAGTGGATCGAAATGTAAATATtacgtttgttgtttttttttaaagaaggaaATAATATGTTTGGATGTAAATAAATTAGTTTCATTGTTTTAG
- the LOC106594577 gene encoding uncharacterized protein isoform X34 — protein sequence MLSGCPSERCLVVPQNVVWLSLRTLSGCPSERCPSERCPSEHCPSERCQVVPQNVVWLSLRTLSGCPSERCLVVPQNVVPQNVVPQNVVPQNIVPQNVVRLSLRTLSGCPSERCLVVPQNVVWLSLRTLSLRTLSGCPSERCPSERCQVVPQNVVPQNVVPQNVVPQNVVPQNVVPQNIVRLSLRTLSGCPSERCPSERCLVVPQNVVRVSLRTLSLRTLSLRTLSLRTLSLRTLSGCPSERCQGVPQNVVPQNVVPQNVVRMSLRTLSGCPSERCPSERCQVVPQNIVPQNIVRLSLRTMSLRTMSLRTLSRCPSEHCQVVPQNVGGVEGGGHFVTERSHPLHLQLEKSGADRRATCLPSVFVTTPSLSEGIKDFTSGSKCKYYVCCFFLKKEIICLDVNKLVSLF from the exons ATGTTGTCAGGTTGTCCCTCAGAACGTTGTCTG GTTGTCCCTCAGAACGTTGTCTGGTTGTCCCTCAGAACGTTGTCTGGTTGTCCCTCAGAACGTTGTCCCTCAGAACGTTGTCCCTCAGAACATTGTCCCTCAGAACGTTGTCAGGTTGTCCCTCAGAACGTTGTCTGGTTGTCCCTCAGAACGTTGTCTGGTTGTCCCTCAGAACGTTGTCTGGTTGTCCCTCAGAACGTTGTCCCTCAGAACGTTGTCCCTCAGAACGTTGTCCCTCAGAACATTGTCCCTCAGAACGTTGTCAGGTTGTCCCTCAGAACGTTGTCTGGTTGTCCCTCAGAACGTTGTCTGGTTGTCCCTCAGAACGTTGTCTGGTTGTCCCTCAGAAC GTTGTCCCTCAGAACGTTGTCAGGTTGTCCCTCAGAACGTTGTCCCTCAGAACGTTGTCAGGTTGTCCCTCAGAACGTTGTCCCTCAGAACGTTGTCCCTCAGAACGTTGTCCCTCAGAACGTTGTCCCTCAGAAC GTTGTCCCTCAGAACATTGTCAGGTTGTCCCTCAGAACATTGTCAGGTTGTCCCTCAGAACGTTGTCCCTCAGAACGTTGTCTGGTTGTCCCTCAGAACGTTGTCAGGGTGTCCCTCAGAACGTTGTCCCTCAGAACGTTGTCCCTCAGAAC GTTGTCCCTCAGAACATTGTCCCTCAGAACGTTGTCTGGTTGTCCCTCAGAACGTTGTCAGGGTGTCCCTCAGAACGTTGTCCCTCAGAACGTTGTCCCTCAGAACGTTGTCAGGATGTCCCTCAGAACGTTGTCAGGATGTCCCTCAGAACGTTGTCCCTCAGAACGTTGTCAGGTTGTCCCTCAGAACATTGTCCCTCAGAACATTGTCAGGTTGTCCCTCAGAACGATGTCCCTCAGAACGATGTCCCTCAGAACGTTGTCCCGTTGTCCCTCAGAACATTGTCAGGTTGTCCCTCAGAATGTGGGGGGGGTGGAGGGCGGCGGCCATTTTGTGACTGAGCGAAGTCATCCACTGCACCTTCAACTGGAGAAATCTGGAGCGGACAGACGAGCGACGTGTTTACCCTCGGTGTTCGTTACAACACCGTCACTTTCAGAAGGAATTAAGGACTTTACAAGTGGATCGAAATGTAAATATtacgtttgttgtttttttttaaagaaggaaATAATATGTTTGGATGTAAATAAATTAGTTTCATTGTTTTAG
- the LOC106594577 gene encoding uncharacterized protein isoform X14: MLSGCPSERCLVVPQNVVWLSLRTLSGCPSERCPSERCPSEHCPSERCQVVPQNVVWLSLRTLSGCPSERCLVVPQNVVPQNVVPQNVVPQNIVPQNVVRLSLRTLSGCPSERCLVVPQNVVWLSLRTLSLRTLSGCPSERCPSERCQVVPQNVVPQNVVPQNVVPQNVVPQNVVPQNIVRLSLRTLSGCPSERCPSERCLVVPQNVVRVSLRTLSLRTLSLRTLSGCPSERCQDVPQNVVPQNVVRLSLRTLSLRTLSGCPSERCQGVPQNVVPQNVVPQNVVRMSLRTLSGCPSERCPSERCQVVPQNIVPQNIVRLSLRTMSLRTMSLRTLSRCPSEHCQVVPQNVGGVEGGGHFVTERSHPLHLQLEKSGADRRATCLPSVFVTTPSLSEGIKDFTSGSKCKYYVCCFFLKKEIICLDVNKLVSLF; the protein is encoded by the exons ATGTTGTCAGGTTGTCCCTCAGAACGTTGTCTG GTTGTCCCTCAGAACGTTGTCTGGTTGTCCCTCAGAACGTTGTCTGGTTGTCCCTCAGAACGTTGTCCCTCAGAACGTTGTCCCTCAGAACATTGTCCCTCAGAACGTTGTCAGGTTGTCCCTCAGAACGTTGTCTGGTTGTCCCTCAGAACGTTGTCTGGTTGTCCCTCAGAACGTTGTCTGGTTGTCCCTCAGAACGTTGTCCCTCAGAACGTTGTCCCTCAGAACGTTGTCCCTCAGAACATTGTCCCTCAGAACGTTGTCAGGTTGTCCCTCAGAACGTTGTCTGGTTGTCCCTCAGAACGTTGTCTGGTTGTCCCTCAGAACGTTGTCTGGTTGTCCCTCAGAAC GTTGTCCCTCAGAACGTTGTCAGGTTGTCCCTCAGAACGTTGTCCCTCAGAACGTTGTCAGGTTGTCCCTCAGAACGTTGTCCCTCAGAACGTTGTCCCTCAGAACGTTGTCCCTCAGAACGTTGTCCCTCAGAAC GTTGTCCCTCAGAACATTGTCAGGTTGTCCCTCAGAACATTGTCAGGTTGTCCCTCAGAACGTTGTCCCTCAGAACGTTGTCTGGTTGTCCCTCAGAACGTTGTCAGGGTGTCCCTCAGAACGTTGTCCCTCAGAACGTTGTCCCTCAGAACGTTGTCAGGATGTCCCTCAGAACGTTGTCAGGATGTCCCTCAGAACGTTGTCCCTCAGAACGTTGTCAG GTTGTCCCTCAGAACATTGTCCCTCAGAACGTTGTCTGGTTGTCCCTCAGAACGTTGTCAGGGTGTCCCTCAGAACGTTGTCCCTCAGAACGTTGTCCCTCAGAACGTTGTCAGGATGTCCCTCAGAACGTTGTCAGGATGTCCCTCAGAACGTTGTCCCTCAGAACGTTGTCAGGTTGTCCCTCAGAACATTGTCCCTCAGAACATTGTCAGGTTGTCCCTCAGAACGATGTCCCTCAGAACGATGTCCCTCAGAACGTTGTCCCGTTGTCCCTCAGAACATTGTCAGGTTGTCCCTCAGAATGTGGGGGGGGTGGAGGGCGGCGGCCATTTTGTGACTGAGCGAAGTCATCCACTGCACCTTCAACTGGAGAAATCTGGAGCGGACAGACGAGCGACGTGTTTACCCTCGGTGTTCGTTACAACACCGTCACTTTCAGAAGGAATTAAGGACTTTACAAGTGGATCGAAATGTAAATATtacgtttgttgtttttttttaaagaaggaaATAATATGTTTGGATGTAAATAAATTAGTTTCATTGTTTTAG